In Syntrophales bacterium, the sequence ATATGTTGCACAGGAGATTGACAGGATACCGTCCATTTCGAAACGTTACTCAAAAAACAAGCCGGGTCTCCTTGAACGACTGAGTGTTTTTGTCGCGCTGCGAATGCTCTCACGTTTCAGCAAGAGAGACAGCGGTTCATCGGATCTTTTGTGCTTTGGATATCATGTACATGCTGTAAAAGATTAACACAGCCATAACATTGACATGGACGTTCTCTCTCAAGGCTAAAGGTGGCATTTAAACGTTTGTCATCATTTCTGAATATTCAATGATGACAAAATAGCCCAGGCTTTTGATGAAACATAAATCTGGCAATATCTAATCTAATCTATTCCCATGGATTGTCCACACAAGCATATAAATTACACATATAGGTAAAAAAGCATGGCAAACACATCACGAATGAACAGGGTCACTATCCTTCAGAAAATCATCAATAAGAAAAAAGGGGGCACTTATTTAGAAATAGGTGTCTTGGCAGGAGATACGTTTTTAAGAATAAAGGCAAGTCACAAATTGGGAGTTGATCCCAATTTTGAGATCTCACCCACAAAAAAACTCAGATATTACATAAAAAACTGCTCAAACATCTTCAATAAGTATTTTCATACGAATAGTGATACTTTCTTTGGAACGGAGCATATTTATTTGTCTAAAACAGGACTGGATGTTGCTTTCATTGATGGATTACATACCTTCTCTCAGACATTGACAGATGTACAGAACGCTTTGATGTATTTAAATGAAAACGGGGTTATAGTTTTACATGACTGCAATCCTTTATCTGAGGTGGCGGCACTTCCTGCCAAATCAATCAGAGAGATTCAAAAGTTAAATCCTCCAGGATTTACCGGCACATGGAATGGCGACGTATGGAAAACAATCGCTTACCTTAGGGCAATTCGTAAGGACTTACATGTGTTTGTATTAGATTGTGATTTTGGCTTAGGCATAATTACCAGGGGAACACCGGAAAATATGTTGGAATATTCTACAGATGAGGTTAAAAAATTATCATATATTGACCTGTCAAATAATAGGCAATCAATGTTAAATTTAAAAGCTGTAAACTATTTAGAAGTATTTCTAAAAACTATTTAACAAGTGTCATTTTTTACTATCGCAAGTGTAGCAAAGATCTTGTGCTGGCGAGACTGCATGCGGAGGACTCTACCACTTGTATCTGCGCAGAGGAGATGTCCAATTTTAGTAAAGGTACGTCATTTCGGACAGCAACTATACCGGCCTATCACTTCCCCATCCTGCCCGCGAAACTCATGCAACACATGCCCATTGCGTAGTTGGTTTGCGTAGGTTCGGACCCAGCCAAGGTACTCTGTTACTTCTCGCTGTACTTCAGAATTCCGAACGGCTCCAACCTGTCCTGCATGAGTTCGACCAAAATTTGCAATCCGTGGAATGCAAAGCGGCAAAAATCCCTGCCGATTAAAATTGAAATAAAATGTCATCATACGTTCATTAACATCGCTACCCAGTAAATAGGGCGGCGTACAACGTTCATGAACTAATCTACTATAACACATATTGAGATCAGGAAACCACAGCCCTGTATCCAACCAGAAGAAAACCCAGGTCTTCTTTTGAACGTCGTCAGCACCTAACCGCTTTTTAAGCCATCGATTGAACCTTGGCGGGGCAAAACTATGCTGATTCCAACCCATCATACGCATCAGCCGACTGATCACGCCTCGCCTTTTTAGAAACTGTTTAAAAGCGGGATGTGGCCCGCCTATATTTCCGTCCTCTGTACATAGGGCAGGAATACCCCATACAAGAGAAACTTCAGGATCTGAATCCAAAACATCAACACAAAGCTGAAGCCAATCACTATCAATATAGCCATCAGAGCCACACATAGTCATGAAATAATCACCTCGAGCCTTCTCAAAGCCTTTAATTGTGGCGTGAAACGGCCCTTCATCCGGTTCCGAAAACACTCGAATATTAGGGTGTGCAAATTTTTCAACAAAATCAAGTGTTCCATCAGTAGAACCACCATCCATGACAATAAGTTCCCATCCTTTAAAGGATTGTCGGTCTATACTCTTTAAGGCATCTTGAATGAATCTAGCAATGTTAAGCGTAGGCATTACAATGGAGATTTTTGGCTTAAGCATCATATACAACCCCTGTTGATAGAATCAAATTCGTTCTGAAATCACACGTTCATTCTTATCAAGGGTTTCGTCTAACATAAAAAATCGAAAAAATCATGGGTTTTTTGGTATCCCATCACAACATCTTGATACTCTTTCATATCGGTGACGCATACTTCTGAAACATATCCTCCTATAATATTTTCAACTCCACAAATCTTATTTGTGGAGTTGATTTATTATTCTTTTTGTCATATAAGACTCACGAAGTAGAGGAATAATTTAATTAGAAAAAATCTCTTAGATTAAGGCTGGTCTATGAAGGTATTAATAACCGGTGTAACTGGCATGGTTGGGTCCCATCTTACAGACTTTCTATTGAAAAAGACTGACTGGGATATTTATGGTATGTGCCGCTGGCGCAGTCCGTTGGATAATGTTCAGCATTTGCTTGATAGGGCAAATAAAAACAACCGACTGTACTTCATTGACGGGGATCTCAATGATTATGTTTCCCTGCAAAACGTAGTTGATGAAAGTAGGCCGGATTATGTTTTTCACCTAGCGGCGCAGAGCTATCCCACCACAAGTTTCACTTCGCCTATCTATACACTTGATACAAACATTCTTGGCACTGAAAGGCTGCTTGAAGCATTAAGACGTCGCAAAGATATCGATCCGGTTATTCATGTATGCTCTTCTTCAGAAGTATTCGGCCGGGTTTCTAAAGAAAAGCTGCCCATCGATGAAGAATGCTCGTTTCATCCTGCATCACCATATTCCATTTCCAAGATCGGGGCTGATCTGATAGGGAGGTTTCACGCCGAGGCCTATGGACAGAAAGTAATGACAACACGCATGTTTACTCATACAGGTCCGAGGCGAGGCGATGTTTTCGCTGAATCCACCTTTGCCAAACAAATTGCCATGATAGAGCAGGATATGATTCCGCCGGTAGTAAAGACAGGAAACCTCGATTCTCTGCGTACATGGTCTGATGTGCGTGATGCCGTTCGTGCCTATTATATGCTGGTTACTGTCAATCCCATTCCCGGAGAATATTATAATATAGGCGGCACCTATTCCTGTTCGGTTCGAGAAATGCTTGATTATCTGATTTCCATTTCAACACGAAAAGACATTCAAATTGAAACGGAACAAATCAGATTTCGTCCTCTAGATGCTGATCTGCAGGTGCCTGA encodes:
- a CDS encoding glycosyltransferase, with product MMLKPKISIVMPTLNIARFIQDALKSIDRQSFKGWELIVMDGGSTDGTLDFVEKFAHPNIRVFSEPDEGPFHATIKGFEKARGDYFMTMCGSDGYIDSDWLQLCVDVLDSDPEVSLVWGIPALCTEDGNIGGPHPAFKQFLKRRGVISRLMRMMGWNQHSFAPPRFNRWLKKRLGADDVQKKTWVFFWLDTGLWFPDLNMCYSRLVHERCTPPYLLGSDVNERMMTFYFNFNRQGFLPLCIPRIANFGRTHAGQVGAVRNSEVQREVTEYLGWVRTYANQLRNGHVLHEFRGQDGEVIGRYSCCPK
- a CDS encoding class I SAM-dependent methyltransferase, giving the protein MANTSRMNRVTILQKIINKKKGGTYLEIGVLAGDTFLRIKASHKLGVDPNFEISPTKKLRYYIKNCSNIFNKYFHTNSDTFFGTEHIYLSKTGLDVAFIDGLHTFSQTLTDVQNALMYLNENGVIVLHDCNPLSEVAALPAKSIREIQKLNPPGFTGTWNGDVWKTIAYLRAIRKDLHVFVLDCDFGLGIITRGTPENMLEYSTDEVKKLSYIDLSNNRQSMLNLKAVNYLEVFLKTI
- a CDS encoding GDP-mannose 4,6-dehydratase, which translates into the protein MKVLITGVTGMVGSHLTDFLLKKTDWDIYGMCRWRSPLDNVQHLLDRANKNNRLYFIDGDLNDYVSLQNVVDESRPDYVFHLAAQSYPTTSFTSPIYTLDTNILGTERLLEALRRRKDIDPVIHVCSSSEVFGRVSKEKLPIDEECSFHPASPYSISKIGADLIGRFHAEAYGQKVMTTRMFTHTGPRRGDVFAESTFAKQIAMIEQDMIPPVVKTGNLDSLRTWSDVRDAVRAYYMLVTVNPIPGEYYNIGGTYSCSVREMLDYLISISTRKDIQIETEQIRFRPLDADLQVPDITKFKNHTGWEPQISFEKTMQDLLDYWRDRVSSGRGFLVR